From a single Solanum dulcamara chromosome 4, daSolDulc1.2, whole genome shotgun sequence genomic region:
- the LOC129884204 gene encoding uncharacterized protein LOC129884204: MEGDKVGKGKPWKESSKKGKFPPCNHCKRTNHQEKDCWFKGKPSIQCRFCKKMVHIEKNCRFKQNQPQQHHAQQANFIEESEKEEQSLFMASHEENTSNKSSWFIYSGCTSHMSQNELLFHTLDKSFKAKVRMGNGEIVDAHGKGSVAFQTTQDSLIVKVEMVDKSFPLDEKFDSANFAIFKNFKAFVERQSGCKLKSLRSDNGGEYTSNEFNKYCEEMGIDHKLTVSYSPEQNGVSERKNRTVVEMARCLLLEKKLPQSFWAEAVYTSVYLLNRLPTKVVDKKTPIEAWSGTKPSAKHLKIFGSICYSLVPLVKRRKLEPKGELGIFIGYSSQAKGYRVFNLKTKSISIRRDVVVDEHALELGQGAN; this comes from the exons AAGGAGATAAAGTAGGAAAGGGAAAACCATGGAAAGAATCTTCAAAGAAAGGGAAGTTTCCACCTTGCAACCACTGTAAAAGAACCAATCATCAAGAGAAGGACTGTTGGTTCAAAGGAAAGCCATCCATTCAGTGTAGATTCTGTAAAAAGATGGTTCATATTGAGAAAAATTGCAGGTTCAAGCAGAATCAGCCACAACAACATCATGCACAACAGGCAAATTTTATTGAAGAGTCAGAAAAGGAAGAACAAAGCTTGTTTATGGCTTCTCACGAAGAAAACACAAGCAACAAATCCTCATGGTTCATATACAGTGGATGCACGAGTCATATGTCACAAAATGAGCTCTTGTTTCACACACTTGACAAGTCGTTCAAAGCTAAAGTTAGGATGGGAAATGGTGAAATAGTGGATGCACATGGAAAGGGTTCAGTTGCCTTTCAAACTACACAAG ATAGTTTGATTGTTAAAGTAGAAATGGTGGATAAATCTTTTCCTTTAGATGAGAAGTTTGATAGTGCAAATTTTGCAA tttttaagaACTTTAAAGCTTTTGTTGAAAGACAAAGTGGTTGTAAGCTGAAGTCTTTGAGATCGGACAATGGTGGTGAATACACTTCAAATGAGTTCAATAAGTATTGTGAAGAAATGGGGATTGATCATAAGTTGACAGTAAGTTATTCACCCGAACAAAATGGAGTCTCGGAGAGGAAGAACAGGACTGTTGTTGAAATGGCTAGATGTTTGTTGCTTGAAAAGAAACTACCACAAAGCTTTTGGGCAGAAGCTGTTTATACTTCAGTATATCTGTTAAATAGGTTGCCAACTAAAGTTGTGGATAAAAAAACTCCTATTGAGGCTTGGAGTGGAACAAAACCATCTGCCAAGCACTTAAAAATCTTTGGTTCGATTTGCTATTCTCTTGTTCCTTTAGTCAAAAGAAGAAAACTTGAACCAAAAGGTGAATTGGGGATCTTTATTGGTTATTCATCGCAAGCTAAAGGTTATAGAGTTTTCAACTTGAAAACAAAAAGTATTTCCATCAGAAGAGATGTTGTAGTAGATGAGCATGCTTTGGAACTGGGACAAGGAGCAAATTGA